One window from the genome of Alnus glutinosa chromosome 13, dhAlnGlut1.1, whole genome shotgun sequence encodes:
- the LOC133853963 gene encoding uncharacterized protein LOC133853963: protein MAGCVAEIPFKAQHSGIKVHPCNYNDDGNPQLCGSAPANQHESGVTRFIVIVAFLLVSTLTVSAITFSLIWFSLRQQTPTLSLDSLSTPKFDTSDNYTLTAIYDIGFTYNRANCPWKIYFEEIEVSVFYKSYILARETVQELLWLGMEREKSVNAMIEDGTQWFSGDPESQEIRRDREKGMMSFNVSVRATVIYEGLWWKDNRVLVHSCSDLQIAFSNTSATGTGSLIGDVPRNCY, encoded by the coding sequence ATGGCTGGTTGCGTTGCGGAGATACCTTTCAAAGCTCAACATTCAGGAATTAAAGTTCACCCTTGCAATTACAACGATGATGGTAACCCTCAGCTTTGTGGCTCGGCGCCGGCCAACCAGCATGAGAGCGGCGTCACCAGATTCATTGTCATCGTAGCTTTCCTGCTGGTGTCGACACTCACGGTTAGCGCCATTACCTTCAGCCTTATCTGGTTCAGCCTCAGACAACAAACCCCTACTCTTTCGCTCGACTCGCTATCTACACCTAAATTTGATACCTCCGACAATTATACGTTGACGGCCATATATGATATCGGCTTCACCTATAATCGTGCAAATTGTCCATGGAAAATTTACTTTGAGGAGATTGAGGTCAGTGTTTTCTACAAAAGCTATATTCTAGCGAGGGAGACGGTGCAGGAGCTTCTCTGGTTGGGCATGGAGAGGGAAAAGTCTGTGAATGCTATGATCGAGGACGGAACTCAGTGGTTCTCGGGGGACCCGGAATCGCAAGAGATTAGGCGGGATAGGGAGAAGGGAATGATGAGCTTCAATGTCTCTGTGAGAGCGACGGTAATATACGAGGGTTTATGGTGGAAAGATAATAGAGTATTGGTGCACTCTTGTTCGGATCTACAGATTGCCTTTTCCAATACCAGCGCCACCGGCACCGGAAGCTTGATAGGTGATGTGCCAAGGAATTGCTACTGA
- the LOC133854303 gene encoding uncharacterized protein LOC133854303, which produces MDLAHEEPMGDREAEEMETQPLEGTPLREPPVYWSRFQGEVRQKAYIFDGYGNVYNKEWDLVEGRGNEFCWYHVELPKVNQKLSQSAQYLISVLCPPLKLQDILSLVSNGPYCGHVDGALVFRANSPGPPSSDFTFRIAARVTENSVITVSLGRVPRLGFSRMGQSLLSEIPRVESPPYLRGEEKEGGGIVIREHVLEFLLTMNHSEEADNPVPKSVSNLVVHILDTHVDHLQDVVTKLEMELDSVEIQMDKGGFALKKQMLDDRRFPKMHLNLQRLLQVIAHGEQVFPRVKEKCSSKSWFASEDINFLEELIGQLRRLKDNVGFIANRVTAIQAGLDSWQAEQINRKLYYLSFLSIIFLPLSIITGVFGMNVGGVPWTGQIDPNIKDGFRNVIILCAAMLLLVLLCFCFPALYTHVVAWHRRRGMRRSWSLNRKSFLKRTKENGGVQERGGYLRI; this is translated from the exons ATGGACCTAGCTCATGAAGAACCAATGGGAGATAGAGAAGCAGAGGAGATGGAGACACAACCTTTGGAAGGCACTCCTCTCAGGGAGCCCCCTGTCTACTGGTCTCGTTTCCAAGGTGAGGTGAGACAGAAAGCCTATATTTTTGATGGCTATGGGAACGTTTACAATAAGGAATGGGATCTAGTAGAAGGTAGAGGCAATGAGTTTTGTTGGTATCATGTGGAACTGCCAAAAGTAAACCAGAAACTGTCACAATCTGCACAATACCTCATTAGTGTTCTTTGTCCACCTTTGAAACTCCAAGACATTCTTTCACTTGTCAGCAATGGACCCTATTGTGGGCATGTTGATGGGGCTCTTGTCTTCAGAGCTAATTCGCCTGGTCCTCCCTCTAGCGATTTTACATTTAGAATCGCTGCTAGAGTTACTGAGAATTCAGTGATTACAGTATCATTGGGCCGTGTTCCTAGATTGGGCTTCTCGAGGATGGGTCAGTCTCTTCTCTCAGAGATTCCAAGAGTGGAGAGTCCGCCTTATCTTAGGGGTGAAGAGAAGGAAGGGGGTGGAATTGTTATTAGGGAGCATGTTCTTGAGTTCTTGTTGACAATGAATCACTCTGAGGAGGCTGACAATCCTGTGCCAAAATCTGTTTCTAATCTTGTTGTCCATATTCTTGACACGCATGTGGATCACCTTCAAGATGTTGTGACTAAACTCGAGATGGAGTTGGATTCTGTGGAGATTCAAATGGATAAAG GTGGTTTTGCTTTGAAGAAGCAAATGCTTGATGATAGAAGATTCCCCAAAATGCATCTTAATTTGCAGCGACTTTTGCAG GTGATAGCACATGGGGAGCAAGTATTTCCACGAGTGAAGGAAAAATGTTCTTCAAAAAGTTGGTTTGCTAGCGAAGACATTAACTTCCTTGAAGAGTTGATCGGACAGTTAAGGAGGCTAAAAGACAATGTGGGGTTTATAGCAAATCGTGTCACAGCAATCCAAGCTGGCCTTGATAGCTGGCAGGCTGAGCAAATAAACAGGAAATTGTATTATCTTTCATTCCTTTCAATAATATTCCTTCCTTTGTCCATCATCACCGGAG TGTTTGGCATGAATGTGGGAGGAGTTCCATGGACAGGGCAAATAGACCCAAATATAAAAGACGGTTTCCGTAATGTCATTATACTCTGTGCGGCAATGCTACTTCTGGTGCTACTGTGCTTCTGTTTCCCTGCTCTTTATACCCATGTAGTTGCTTGGCACCGAAGGAGGGGTATGAGGAGAAGCTGGTCTCTTAACAGGAAGTCATTCCTGAAGAGAACCAAAGAAAATGGAGGAGTTCAAGAAAGAGGAGGTTATCTTCGGATTTGA